The Nonlabens sp. Hel1_33_55 genome contains the following window.
TGGACGGAGTGTTTACTGATGGTTGCGTGTATTATAGTCGTGATGGTGAAGTCATGAAAAAGTTTGATATGCGGGATGGTATGGGACTGGAAATCCTACGTCAGAATCATGTAGAAGTTATAGTAATGACCTCAGAAGACTCTCAGATTGTAGCCAGCCGTATGAAGAAATTGAAGATTAAAGATGTTTTCCTGGGAGTCAAGGATAAATACAGCCTTCTATCAAGAATAATAGCACAGCGAGATTTAGATTTTTCACAAATCGCTTATATAGGTGATGATGTTAATGATATGGCAAACATCTGTGCCGCAGGATGGTCATTTGCTCCGGCAAATGCGACCATGGAAATAAAGCGTCATGCAGACCTCGTTCTTTCAAACCACAGCGCGGCAGGAGCCATACGAGAAGCCTGTGAGTTCATCATGAAGTATAACGATCGATTTAATCACAATTTTACGTGAGCTATAAGATGATTTATAGCTTAAGAATATCAAGTTCAAGAATTTATGGATTAGATTTTCTACGTTGTTTAGCTATATTATTCGTTGTTTTTGGCCATGGAGCATATTTGATGGAATGGGAAAACTATATGTATGTAAATTATTTTTTATTTGATGGTGTAGCGATTTTTTTTGTTTTAAGTGGGTTTTTAATAGGAAGGATTCTTCTCAACCTTGTTGAAAACCCACAATTTTCATATTTACATTTAATTGATTTTTGGTTGAGACGTTGGCTACGTACTTTACCAAATTATTTACTGATCTTGTTAATATTATTTGGTTTAAATCTATTGTTTACTAATGGGTTTCAAATCAGTAATTATTTCTCTTACTTCATTTTCTCACAAAATCTTATAAATAAACACCCAGATTTCTTTCCAGAGGCATGGAGTCTATCTATTGAAGAATGGTTTTACCTATTAACTCCCATTCTTCTGTTTGTTGGTATTGTAGTTTTTAAAATCAATAGGAGATGGGTGATATTTTACTCCATTCTTTTGTTGTTGATTGGCTCTACTTTTATTCGCTATTCTTTATACGCTCATGGAGAAATTGTTGACGGCGAGGCTTGGGCGAAATTGCTATCAGGACGTGTGGTAACAAGACTAGATAGTATTATGTATGGTGTAATAGGTGCAGTATGTTCAAAATATTATCGTGTACTATGGTTTAAATTTAAGAATGCTTTGTTTTTTGTTGGTTTATTATTATTTCTTTTTATAAAATTTTCGCCAATTGATTATAGCGCGATAGGTTTTTTTAATTCAGTATTCTCATTTAGCCTAATTTCTATAGCAACCTTATTTTTACTACCTTTTTTAAGCCACTTAAAGAATGGGAAAGGACTAGTTTATAAAATAGTTACATTCATCAGCTTAATTTCTTATCCAATGTATTTGGTAAATCTATCAATAGTCCAATATTGGATTTTGAACATTGTTGATTGGGATAGTATGACTTATTTCAATTCGTATTTTAAGGTATTACTAAGCTATTTTTTATATTGGTTATTAACTATTGGGTTAGCGTTTTTCATTTATAGGTATTTTGAAAAACCTATCATGCGCTTTAGAAGCAGATTGAGAATAATCTGATCTTATAAATTAGTAAAACTTATGAATAAATACCAACCACCGTTCACCATCGCAGAAATAGGTGGGAACCATAAAGGCGATATGGAAATCGCCAAAGAAATGATAAAGGTCGCCTCCATATTTTGCAAGGTGGATGCCATCAAGTTTCAAAAGAGACATAATATTGAATTGCTAACACAAGAGCAATATGAGGCGCCGCATCCTAATCCCGTTAATTCTTATGGCGATACCTATGGGGCACACCGCGAATTTTTGGAATTTGATGTAGACCAGCATGCAGAGTTAAAATCCTACTGTGAAGAAATGGGAGTTATATATGCTACAAGCGTTTGGGATGTAACCAGTGCAAAAGAAATCGCAACCCTTGAACCAGATTTCATCAAAATTCCCAGCGCCTGCAACAATCATTTTGAAATGCTGGGCTGGTTGTGTGAAAATTATAACGGTGAGATCCATGCCTCTACGGGTATGACTACACGTGATGAAATTAAAACCATCGTTGAGTTTTTTGAAGGTAAAAACCGTGCAAAGGATCTGGTTCTATACAACTGTACCTCAGGATATCCGGTACCTTTTCCAGACGTTTGCCTGCTGGATATTACTACCCTAACAAAAGAATATGGTGACAGGGTAAAATCTATCGGGTTTTCAGGCCACCATCTGGGGATTGCAGTTGATGTGGCGGCCTATACACTAGGGGCACACATTGTAGAACGGCACTATACGCTGGACCGTACATGGAAAGGAACGGACCATAGCGCGTCACTTGAACCGGCCGGTATGAGAAAGCTGGCGCGAGATCTCCGTGCGGTTCATCAAGCGTTGACACACAAAGAGACAGATATTTTACCTATAGAACAAGTGCAGCGCGATAAATTAAAATATCGAAAATGATTGTCAAATGAATTTACTTTCATTGTTTAAACGAGTGAAATTCAGGCTTTACAGTTATAAAAAAAAGGTAAAGACTATCACAGTGGACCGTTTGCTGGCTAATGATTTTTATTTTAAGTACGAGGGTTACTGTAATTGCTGCGATCAAAAAGTAACCTTTAGTTCTAGAAATAGCTGGCTCAGAGATTATTTTTTCTGTGATGATTGTAAGAGTATACCGCGTGAGCGAGCTCTAATGAGAGTCATTGAAGAGGAATATCCGAATTGGCGATCCTTAAAAATACATGAATCTTCACCTGGAAACAGGGGAACAAGTTTAAAGCTAAAAAAGTATGCAGCTGATTATAGTTGCTCACAATATTTCCCGAATCATAAAAACGGAAGCCAGGTAAATAATTGGATGAACCAGAATCTGGAAGATTTAACCTTCGAGGATAACTCTTTTGATTTAATAATCACACAAGATGTATTGGAGCACGTTTTCAACCCAGCAAAAGCATTTCAAGAGATCGGTAGGGTACTGAAGAGAGGCGGTGCACACATATTTACAGTTCCATTGGTCAACAAGCACCAAAAAACGGAGCGATGGGCTACTATTGATGAGAACGGTGAATTAAATTTCTTAGGGGAACCAGAGTGGCATGGAAATGTTGTAGATCCTAATGGTTCACCTGTAACAATGCATTGGGGCTTTGATATCATCGAATTTATTAAGAAATATTCTAATTTAAACACTAAGATTTTTCATATCGATGACTTGAGTAACGGAATTAGGGCAGAGCTGATTGAAGTTTTAGTAACTAGAAAATCATAGTGTGAAATCGATGCATAGTAAGAAAGTTTTCATCTTGTTCCCTGACGGTGTCGGTCTACGCAATTTTGCTTTCACCGGTTTCAAGGAAATAGGCGAGCAGCTAGATTTTGACATTACCTACTGGAACAATACGATTTTTCCCATACAAAGTGAATTAGGTTACAAAGAGCTTCATATAGGCAGCACGAAAATTCATCCCAAAACTCCAGTATTGAGTCATGCTCGCAAGAGGGTGGAATTAGCGCTTTCGCGAAAGCGAGCAAATGATCATGTTTATAACACCTATCGATTCCCATTGAAATGGAATGGACCTAAGCATTTCTTGAAAAGTGCCTTCGTGAAATTTCACGAAAGATTCAACGCCACACCGCATGGCTGGCAGCGCCTTATGGATCAAATGTATGCAGCAGAACGATCTACAGATAGATACCAGAAAGCCAAGACTCAACTGCAGGAACACCAGCCAGATTTGGTTTTTTGCACAACGCAGCGTGCCACACAAGCTATAGCACCCATGCTGGCCGCCAAGGATCTGGGAATCAAGACGGCCTGCTGGATCTACAGTTGGGATAATTTGCCCAAGGGTATGAGCACGATAGAGACAGATTATTATTTTGTATGGTCAGATCTAATGAAACAGCAAATGTTGGAATATTACCCAAAGACTGTTCCCGAACAGATTTTTGTGACGGGCACGCCGCAATTTGAACCTCATTATGATAATAGTATTCTGCTTTCGCGAAAGCAGTTTTGTGAAGAGCATCATCTGGATGAGGATACACAATACATCTGTTTTTCTGGTGATGATCAGACGACATCGCCGCTAGACCAGTATTATCTGGAGGACACCGCAATTGCCGTTAGAAAACTACGGGATGAAGGTTATAATTTGGCCATTATTTACCGTCAGGTGCCGATTGATTTCACAGGACGTTATGACAAGGTCCTTGAGAAGTATGCAGACGTAATTACTACTATCGCGCCCTTATGGAAACCTATGGGAGAGCATTGGAATCAGGTGATGCCTACAAAGGCTGATTTTGCTAGATTGGTTAACACGTGTTACCATAGCGAGATGGTGGTAAACATCTGTTCGAGTATGGTATTTGACTTTGTAATTCACGGGAAGCCGACCATCTTTCCCAACTATGAACAGCCGCAACTTAAAAAAGGGATACGTGACATAGGTCAAAATTATGAGTATATTCATTTTAGGTCTATGCCGGACCGAGAAAAAAGCGTGGTCTGGGCCTATAATAAATCTGAAATATATGAGGGAATCAAAGGCCTACTGGATGGAGCATTGAATCCAGTGTCCATAACAAAACAGTGGTATGAAGTCGTCAATAGATCTGATTCTCCTAATAAAGCCAGTGAACGTATATGGAAGGGTATTGCGGAAATATTGCCTAGATGAAATCCTTTTTAAAATATCTTTTTTTAACTATTTCAATAATTATCGTGGCAAATTTTATTCTAGGTGCGATAGTAGATTACAGTTTGCGCAGTATTTCTGGGAGTACACTTGAGGAACGGGATAAAATAGTAGAAGGAGAGATCAGTTCAGATGTCATATTGTTGGGTATCTCTAGAGGTAAAATAAGTTGGAACCTTTTTGTCTTTTAAAATCATCTCAATGCGTCAACCAATAATTTATAGTACCTGTGCTCGAGAAGTAATTAGTAGGAATTTATAATGACCATGAAAAAAAGATTTGAATTCATTGATTCATTGAGAGGTATAGGCATTTTAATGGTCATGGTTTACCATACATATCAAGACGTTTCAAAAATATATGTCCCAGAATTGTCCCTTTTTTTTTCCCAAGGTGCGAGAGGCGTTCAATTGTTTTTTATAGTAAGTGCCTTTACACTGTACTATTCGCAACAGCAAAGAGAAAGAAAAGGATCCAACACAATTGGCAGCTTTTTTTTTAGAAGGTATTTCAGGATCGCTCCAATGTATTACTTAGGAATTTTCATTTTTTCAATGATGATAATTTTCAACATTCATCATGAACCTTTGAGACATAATCAGATCACAATTTTCAATATAGTTTCAAATTTTGTGTTTTTGAACAGTTTGAATCCCGAGTGGATTAATGCGATTGTTCTGGGTGGATGGTCAATCAGTGTGGAGTTTCTATTTTATTTTATGTTTCCACTCAATTATAAATACGTAAGTTGTCTTAAGGGTAGCATTAATTTTTTGATGATCACTTTAATCATGAGTGCAGTAAGTAGTTTTGTAATGAAGCGTTTATTTCATTTTGAGCAAGTTTTATTACTGGATGAATTTTTGTTTTATAACATTTTCAATCAGTTACCTGTTTTTGCAATTGGAATAGTAGGATTTCAGATAATAAGAGAAAAAAAATTTTTCTCTAACGATTTTAGTTATCTACTCCTCTTGATGACCATCATTGTTTTATTCGTTTTTTGGGATGATTTTACGATGCATCATTTATTAAACTCCGTGGTATTTGCAACATTGATGGTGGCATTATCGATGGGTAAATTTGACTTCTTGAATATTGGATTTTTATCCTACTTTGGAAAGATCAGTTACAGCTGTTATCTGGTTCACTTTGCTGTGTTATTTGTTATAGTCAAATTCAATTTTATTCAAATTTTTGAGCCCACAACCTTAGTCTGGAATCTTTGTAATTACTTTGTCATGCTACTGATAATTTTAGGAACGACAGCGTTAATAAGCCAAATCACATATAATCTCATCGAACGACCCTTCATAAAATTAGGAAGATCAGTCCCATCACTTCTTATTAAATAATGCACATAGCCTTTCTCACACCTGAATATCCTCACGAGCGTATAGGCTCCAGTGGCGGTCTGGGTACGAGTATCAAAAATCTTGCGTTAGAGCTTGTAAGGTCTAATGTAACTGTCAGCATTATCGTCTATGGCAAAACTAAAACAGCAGAATTCAATGATGCCGGCATCCAATTTTATATACTGAAACAGAAGAAGTATCGTATAGGCGGCTTTTATTTGTACCGTATGCGTATCAATCGATTTTTAAATTATCTTATTAAAGATAAAGGGATCGACCTACTTGAGGCACCGGACTGGACTGGAATTACTGCCTTTATGAAATTTAAGATTCCTGTCGTAATAAGGCTTCATGGAAGCGACACCTACTTTTGTCATATTGAAAAACGACCACAGAAATGGAAAAACCGTTTTTTGGAAAAGTGTGCCGTTAATACTGCAGCTGCCTTTATCGCACCCACAGCTTTCGCATGCGAGCTGAGTGCAAAGCTGTTTAAAATAAAAGCTAGCCGTATTGAGGTAATACGCCACGGTATTCAGATCAACAAATTTAAAAATGAACGCCCAGAAGATTACTTATCCTATTCAATCCTCAACATTGGGACACTTATCAGGAAAAAGGGTATGTTTCAACTTATCCAGATCTTCAACAAAATTGTAGATGATTTTCCCGATGCGACACTTACTTTGGTTGGGGGCGATGCTCCGGATGTCGCAACAGGGAATAACTCGACATGGGAAATGATGAGAAAGCAAATGAGCCCTGCCGCAGTTAAGAATGTCGCCTATAAAAGTGTTCTACCCTATGAAAATGTCCTAGCGGAAATTAAAAATGCTCATGTATGTGTTTTTCCTTCACTTGCAGAGACTTTAGGCATGGTAACTATAGAATCCATGGCCCTACAAAAGGCTGTTGTGAATACTAATATAGGTTGGGCTCAGGATATCATTACAAATGGAGAGGATGGATGTATGCACCATCCAGATGACATTACATCCTATGTCAAATCCATTACTTCGATTTTTAATAATAAGAATTTGAGCCTTGAATTAGGCCATAAGGCTCGAATGAAAGTCGAAGATAGATTTGATATAAGAAAAATAGTTGACGACAATATAAAATTTTATCTAAAAGTGTTGGCATCATGATCGTTTTAAGGCATGAAAAAGGTAAAGTTTCTGAGGGTAACCATGCTGGTGAGAATGTGATCGAGGTCTTATATAAGACTGCCAAAAAGAACCCAGCTGAGCCGATCATCATTATAAAAAACAAACTTGACGCTAGCGAATTTATCGACGCAATCGGACAGAACCCGTCTGAGCGATCACTCATCTCTAATTATAATCCGCTCAATGACGGCCTGGGTTACGTAGAGGACAGTCCATTTATAAATGTTTCCAATAGCGTTAAATACCCTACTTGGATTAAAGGTTCTAACGCCATATACATCCATTCAAGTTTGGTAAATAAAATCTCGCATCAGCTTCCTGCTGGTAATGACTTGCTCTATTGGGTAAATTCAGTTGCCAGACTGCTACAATCTAAGGGAGTCTTGTGTTATCAAATCCCTATGATGCATCAGGATGAAAGGCTTTTGACCACAAAACTATATCAATTTGTAAAACAGCACTACAAGCGCAGGTGGACATTTTTTCTACTTGCCTGTCATTTGATTTATGAAAAAAGATTTCCAGTTTACGCTTTCGCGAAAGCGCAATTCTATAAAAGAAGAAATTTAGAGTTTGATCAACGTGAACAGAATGATCTGTCCTCTTTTATATTGAGAGAGAAACCCAAAGAAATACTGAATTACGACGTGATCATTCCCACGATGGGCAGACCTAAATATCTTTATGATGTATTGAACGATTTAAGCGATCAGACCATCCTACCCGTGAGCGTTATTATCATTGAGCAAAATGAAAATCCATCATCCACTTCACAATTATCTTATTTGAAGGATGAATCATGGCCGTTTGCTATTATTCATAATTTTATTCATCAAACCGGTGCCTGTAATGCACGCAATATGGCCATAGATTTATCAGCAGCGCCGTGGGTTCTATTTTTTGATGATGACGTGAACGTAAGCAAGGATTTATCGAATAACATCTCTAATTTTATCAAATCAACTCATTCTCGGGCAGTAACTTTTCCTTGTTTGCAGGAAGGAGAGGAAGAAAAACAAAAGGGTTATTTTCAATGGGCGTTCTTTGGTTCTGGTTGCTCTATCGTACATAGAGATATCGTCAATTGTTGCAAGTTTGATCCAGCCCTGGAACACGGTTATGGTGAAGATGTAGATTACGGTATGCAGATAAGGAATTCAGGTTTTGATATCATCTACGCGCCAGAAGTTCAAATAAGGCATTTGAAAGCGCCTTCTGGGGGTTTTAGAAGTGAATTTAAATTTCCTTGGCAAGATGATACGATTCAACCTAAGCCATCGCCGCATATTATGTATTTTAGAAAAAAAAGCTATACGCAGCAACAGCTCTTGGGATATAAGTTGGTACTTGCATTGAAATTGTTTTCAAACTCAAGAAATAAGAACCCATGGAAATTTATTAGGAAGTTCAAAAAACAATGGGAGTCCAGTGCAAAATACGCCTCGCGCTTAATTCAAACTGAATGAAAAGAATCAGCTTCTTGATAACACACTTTAACAGACCTGAGGCCTTGATGAAATGTATAGAAAGCATTTTATTAATTAAGTCTGAAGATGATGAGATTATAGTAAGTGATGATGCTAGTGAGGCCTATGTAATTGACAAGATCAAGGAATTTAAATACGATAATCTAATCGGCTCTAATATAAATAAGGGTCTAGCGGCGAACATCAATAAAGGTGTAGCTGCATGCAAGGGAAAATACATCATCTATTGTCAGGAAGATTTTATGCTTGATGCAAAGCTCAAAAAAAGGATATACCAACTATGCGATATGATTGATAATAAATCTATTGATATGATTAGGTTCAGTTCCTATTTCAAATTCAATAAGTTGATTCATTTGAATGATGAAATATCTGTGATACCTAGGTTTCATTGGAAAAACTTTCTGCAGAATTTTTATCGTTACAGTGATCATCCTTTCATTGCCAGAAATGATTTTTGGCAACGATTTGGATTCTATCAGGAAAATACCTCAGGAAGGTATGGTGAAACGGAATATGGAGTACGACTTGCCAATTCAAAAGCAACTATTGCGATAACACATGATCAGCTTGCACATTCCATTGAGGGGACAGCCTCTACCTTAGCCACAGAATTACCGACATCAAAAGCAGCTAAAATCACTAGTAAAAAGTTCTACCAGTATGCCAGATCATTACGTCTATATTTTGAATGGTTGATGTATACAGATAATAGGCGTGGCTTGATCACCTATAAAAATGCCAGATTAACAAAAAATGATTAGGCTCTTCACCTTCAAAGATCTATTGATACCAGAAAATAGAGGTTCTGTACATCCACTGATTTTTGATCTATGCTATTTTGAAAATGCCCATCAGAAAACCCATGAGCAATATTCACTAGTAGACGACCCCAATGAGGCTGATGCGTTCATATTTCCTATGGATTTATTATCTCAAAGGACTTCGAACTTGTACGCTGGGGAGTTCAACAAGATGCTCAGCTTAACTAAGAAACACAATAAGAAGCTATGGGTTTATACTGGAGGTGATTACGGTACAACAATACGGGACCCAAGTGTGTTGACTTGGCGATTATCTGGAAACCGATTCAGTAATTCCGATCAAACTATTATAGTCCCAAGCTTTATTAACGATCCCATCCAGCATCAAAAAGCTCATTTATCTTATTTAGCTTATGAAGAAAAACCTCATATTGCATTTACTGGGCACGCTACTAAGGATTTTTTTATTTCCACGCGTTTCATTGCTGCAACTTTCGCAGCTAATTTGAAACGGAGTTTTAAGGTAGATAAAAGCGATATTCAGCCTATATTTATCGCCTCTGCCGAAAGGTATCGAATTTTGAAAAAGCTGGAATCTTCCAAAAATTTTAAGACCAACTTTATCTACAGGAAAAAATATAGAGGTGGCGATATATCAAAAGAAGAGAGGTTACGAGGAACTCAGGAATTTTTTGCAAACCTCACTGGATCAGCCTACACGTTTTGTATGCGAGGTGCCGGTAATTTTTCAGTAAGGTTTTATGAATCCTTAGCTTGTGGGCGCATTCCCATTCTAATTGATACAGATGTGGCTTTGCCACTTGAGAACATCATTGATTGGAAAAAATCCATCTGTAGAATTGATCCAAAAAAAAACATTGAAGAGCAAATATTAAAATTTCACAAGAAATTGAATCCCTCATCGTTTCTCGCTCTACAGAAAAGCAATAGGAAGTTATATAAGGACTATTTAGTAAGACATGCGTTTTTTGAGGCTGTTTATAATCAATTAAAACAGTAAAATGAAAATATCCCTCATCATTTGTACGTATCAGCGGCCCATTGCGATTTCTAGACTTTTGGAATCAGTACGGCAGCAGACCGTGTATCCAGATCAGATTTTAGTGATTGATGGAAGCATCGATGATGAAACATTAGTTCGCTTTCGCGAAAGCGAAATTCCCAACTTACATTATTACAAAGTGCCGGAAAAAGACCGTGGTCTTACCAGACAACGCAACTATGGTATTGAGCGAGTGGATCAAGAGATGGATATTGTCGCTTTTCTCGATGATGATACGATTCTGTTAGAAAATTACTTTGAGGAAATAATTGAAACCTATCAGAAATATCCGGAAGCTATGGGCGTAGGTGGATACATCATCAATGAAGTGAATTGGGTAAAAGCAACAGAACCGCAAAGAGATGATTTGAATCATTTTTATTTTGATAACTACCGTCGCAAGGAAAGTTCCCGTTACAAATTAAGACGTAGATTAAATTTAATACAAAAGGAGCCTCCAGGCTACTATCCGGATTTTGGCCATGGAAGATCCATAGGTTTTTTGCCTCCATCGGGAAAAATTTATCAAACGGAAACCTTAATGGGTGGGGTTTCCAGTTTTCCTTATAATGTGCTCCAGACCCATAAGTTCTCGGAATATTTTGAAGGGTATGGGTTATACGAGGATGCGGACTTTAGCTTGCGTCTCGCCAAAATAGGTAAGTTATATGTAAATGCAGCTGCTCAATTGGAGCACCATCACGATGCTTCAGGTAGGCCTAACCTCTATAAATACGGAAAGATGGTGGTAAGAAATGGCTGGTATGTCTGGCGGGTCAAAAATCCCAAACCTTTAGTAAAGGATCAGACCAAGTGGTACCAGATCACGATACTACTCGCTGCCATTAGATTTCTCAATATATTTACTACAAAGGAGAAATGGCAGGCATTTGAAGAAACATCAGGTAGGGTAGTCGGGCTTTTCTCTTTATTATGGAACAAACCAAGACCATGAAATTTTCTAAGGACATCAAGCGATATACTGACTATAGTGGTAAAAGCGCATTGCTCATGTTGCTGACACAGCAGGGTTTATGGTCCCTTTTTTATTATAGGATCTTTAATGCCGCTTACCGCTCCCATATTCCTAATTTTTTTAAGAGAATTATTTTAATGATAGGGGTAGTGTTTCAAAAGAAAGTAGAAATATTTACCGGTATAACTTTGCCATATTCAGCAACGATAGGTGAAGGTCTTTATATAGGACATCATTCCGGTATTATCATTAATGCTGCTGCAGTTATAGGTGACAACTGCAATATATCACAGGGCGTCACCATAGGAGTTAGCGGTCGAGGTTCTAAACGTGGTGTTCCTACAGTAGGTGATCGGGTTTACATAGGTGTTAATGCCGTTATTGCAGGTGATATAAAAATAGGTAACGATGCTGTGATCGCGGCAAATTCCTTAGTAACCAAAGATGTTGATTCCGGAACAACGGTCATGGGAGTTCCAGCTTTCAAGGTAAGCGACCGTAACAGTCATGACTATATTTTATGAATCTTCTGGTAATTTCTGACGCACCTATACTTGAGGTTCATGGCAATAGGCAAGCCTATGCACCGTATGCCAAAGAACTGGATTTATGGATGAAACACTCTTCACAGGTTACTTTTATATGCCCGGATAAGTATTTGCATAATTTATTGCTCCGTGAATTAGAACAACAGGATTTTGAGCAGATAGCTG
Protein-coding sequences here:
- a CDS encoding exostosin family protein; its protein translation is MIRLFTFKDLLIPENRGSVHPLIFDLCYFENAHQKTHEQYSLVDDPNEADAFIFPMDLLSQRTSNLYAGEFNKMLSLTKKHNKKLWVYTGGDYGTTIRDPSVLTWRLSGNRFSNSDQTIIVPSFINDPIQHQKAHLSYLAYEEKPHIAFTGHATKDFFISTRFIAATFAANLKRSFKVDKSDIQPIFIASAERYRILKKLESSKNFKTNFIYRKKYRGGDISKEERLRGTQEFFANLTGSAYTFCMRGAGNFSVRFYESLACGRIPILIDTDVALPLENIIDWKKSICRIDPKKNIEEQILKFHKKLNPSSFLALQKSNRKLYKDYLVRHAFFEAVYNQLKQ
- a CDS encoding glycosyltransferase family 2 protein, which produces MKISLIICTYQRPIAISRLLESVRQQTVYPDQILVIDGSIDDETLVRFRESEIPNLHYYKVPEKDRGLTRQRNYGIERVDQEMDIVAFLDDDTILLENYFEEIIETYQKYPEAMGVGGYIINEVNWVKATEPQRDDLNHFYFDNYRRKESSRYKLRRRLNLIQKEPPGYYPDFGHGRSIGFLPPSGKIYQTETLMGGVSSFPYNVLQTHKFSEYFEGYGLYEDADFSLRLAKIGKLYVNAAAQLEHHHDASGRPNLYKYGKMVVRNGWYVWRVKNPKPLVKDQTKWYQITILLAAIRFLNIFTTKEKWQAFEETSGRVVGLFSLLWNKPRP
- a CDS encoding serine O-acetyltransferase; translated protein: MKFSKDIKRYTDYSGKSALLMLLTQQGLWSLFYYRIFNAAYRSHIPNFFKRIILMIGVVFQKKVEIFTGITLPYSATIGEGLYIGHHSGIIINAAAVIGDNCNISQGVTIGVSGRGSKRGVPTVGDRVYIGVNAVIAGDIKIGNDAVIAANSLVTKDVDSGTTVMGVPAFKVSDRNSHDYIL